From Spirosoma agri, one genomic window encodes:
- a CDS encoding glycoside hydrolase family 3 protein produces MKHKRTYIGLLTLLSASTVMGQNWTETKASTWSKVTNKGGQTLGYSPASGVKLLTDKGFAFKDLNKNGKLDRYEDWRLPVADRAKDLASKLSVEQIAGLMLYSKHQPIPAAAGGPFAGTYGGKVFAQSGANVSDLSDQQKEFLTNDNLRHVLITSVQSPEAAAQWNNNAQALVEGLGLGIPINSSSDPRHGTRADAEFNAGAGGTISMWPGSLGLAATFRPELVQRFGQIAATEYRSLGIATALSPQVDLATDPRWNRVSGTFGEDPQLATDIARAYIDGFQTSTGAQEITGGWGYNSVNAMVKHWPGGGSGEGGRDAHYGYGKYAVYPGKNFDTHFLPFTEGAFKLRGKTGSAAAVMPYYTISFGQDTKNGENVGNSYNKYIIGDLLRGKYHYDGVVCTDWLITADETAVDVFLTGKSWGVEKLSVPERHYKILMAGADQFGGNNDAGPVTEAYKMGVKEKGEAAMRARFELSAVRLLKNIFQVGLFENPYLDPETSRKAVGKPEFMQAGYQAQLQSVVMLKNKAKALPLTKGKKVYIPKRFTPAGRNFLGMDTPEKLEYPINLTVVKKYFTVTDNPDEADFALVSIRSPDSGGGYNSADTKAGGTGYIPVSLQYGDYTAKGTRDPSIGGGDPLEKFTNRTYNGKTAKTINNTDLGMVTDTYAKMKGKPVIVALLVSNPTVVGEFEKQTNALLAHFGVQDQTLMDILTGANEPSALLPMQMPADMATVETQAEDVPRDMKAYTDSEGNTYDFGFGLNWKGVIQDARTAKYKKAPMRMSMK; encoded by the coding sequence ATGAAACACAAACGTACGTACATCGGGCTGTTAACGCTTTTATCAGCATCGACAGTCATGGGTCAAAACTGGACCGAAACGAAAGCCAGTACCTGGTCGAAAGTTACCAACAAGGGCGGACAGACGCTGGGCTATTCGCCCGCTTCCGGCGTAAAACTGCTTACCGACAAGGGCTTTGCGTTTAAGGATCTAAACAAAAACGGCAAACTGGATCGCTACGAAGATTGGCGACTACCCGTTGCCGACCGTGCCAAAGACCTGGCGTCTAAACTGTCGGTGGAGCAGATCGCGGGACTGATGCTCTACAGCAAACACCAACCTATTCCGGCGGCTGCTGGCGGTCCATTCGCTGGTACATACGGCGGAAAAGTGTTCGCCCAAAGTGGTGCCAACGTCTCGGATCTGTCCGATCAGCAAAAGGAATTCCTGACTAATGACAACCTGCGCCACGTGCTGATCACATCGGTGCAAAGTCCGGAGGCAGCCGCGCAGTGGAACAATAACGCCCAGGCACTGGTGGAAGGTCTTGGACTAGGCATCCCGATCAACAGCAGTTCAGATCCCCGTCACGGAACCCGCGCCGACGCCGAATTCAATGCCGGGGCAGGCGGCACCATTTCGATGTGGCCCGGTTCACTGGGCCTGGCAGCTACGTTCAGGCCCGAACTGGTGCAGCGATTTGGGCAAATAGCCGCGACCGAGTACCGGTCGTTAGGCATTGCTACGGCCCTGTCGCCACAGGTCGATCTGGCCACCGATCCGCGCTGGAACCGGGTAAGCGGCACGTTCGGGGAAGATCCACAGCTCGCGACCGACATAGCCCGGGCCTATATCGACGGTTTCCAGACTTCGACGGGGGCACAGGAAATAACCGGCGGCTGGGGTTACAACAGCGTTAATGCCATGGTTAAGCACTGGCCGGGCGGTGGCTCGGGCGAAGGTGGCCGCGATGCGCACTACGGCTATGGCAAATATGCGGTTTATCCGGGCAAAAACTTTGACACGCACTTTCTCCCGTTCACAGAAGGAGCCTTCAAACTTCGGGGTAAAACCGGTTCGGCAGCGGCTGTGATGCCCTATTACACGATCTCGTTCGGTCAGGACACGAAAAATGGCGAAAATGTCGGCAACAGCTACAACAAATACATCATTGGCGACTTGCTCCGGGGCAAATACCACTACGACGGCGTAGTCTGCACCGACTGGCTCATTACAGCCGATGAAACAGCCGTTGATGTCTTTCTAACCGGCAAATCGTGGGGGGTTGAAAAGCTGTCCGTACCCGAACGGCATTACAAAATCCTGATGGCAGGAGCCGATCAGTTTGGCGGCAACAACGATGCCGGACCGGTGACCGAAGCCTACAAAATGGGGGTTAAAGAAAAGGGTGAAGCCGCCATGCGGGCGCGGTTCGAGCTGTCGGCGGTGCGCTTGTTGAAAAATATCTTTCAGGTTGGCCTCTTCGAAAATCCGTATCTGGACCCCGAAACGTCCCGTAAAGCAGTGGGTAAACCGGAATTCATGCAGGCTGGTTATCAGGCTCAGTTGCAATCGGTAGTGATGCTGAAGAACAAAGCCAAAGCACTACCCCTGACCAAAGGAAAAAAGGTGTATATCCCCAAGCGGTTTACGCCAGCGGGTCGTAATTTTCTGGGTATGGACACGCCCGAAAAACTGGAATATCCAATCAATCTGACGGTTGTGAAAAAGTACTTCACCGTAACCGACAACCCGGACGAGGCTGATTTTGCGCTGGTATCGATCCGAAGTCCGGACTCAGGGGGTGGTTACAACAGTGCTGACACCAAAGCCGGCGGAACGGGCTATATTCCGGTTAGCCTGCAATACGGCGATTACACGGCCAAAGGCACCCGCGATCCAAGTATTGGTGGTGGTGACCCCCTGGAAAAATTCACGAACCGGACCTACAACGGCAAAACGGCGAAGACAATCAACAATACCGATCTGGGCATGGTAACGGACACCTACGCCAAAATGAAGGGAAAACCCGTGATTGTTGCCCTGTTAGTTTCGAACCCGACCGTAGTGGGTGAATTTGAAAAACAGACCAACGCGTTGCTGGCCCATTTTGGTGTTCAGGATCAGACCCTGATGGACATCCTGACCGGAGCCAATGAGCCATCAGCCCTGTTGCCCATGCAGATGCCCGCCGATATGGCTACGGTCGAAACGCAGGCCGAAGACGTTCCCCGCGATATGAAAGCTTACACAGATTCCGAGGGGAACACCTACGATTTCGGTTTCGGCCTCAACTGGAAAGGAGTTATTCAGGACGCACGCACGGCCAAATACAAAAAAGCCCCCATGCGCATGAGCATGAAATAA
- the ygiD gene encoding 4,5-DOPA-extradiol-dioxygenase, whose translation MKRNEFLTTMIGTTMLAGFRQFTDELPEQGPEMPVLFVGHGSPMNGIETNEFSSYWGQLAKEIPVPKAVLVISAHWLSRGTHITAMDFPKTIHDFGGFPKALFDVQYPAPGSLALAKETAGLIHSTVVGLDHDWGLDHGTWSVVRQMYPKADIPVLQLSIDYTKDAQYHYDLAKELAALRRKGVLILGSGNMVHNLRMIGLPKSGDFNEAYGHDWAIHMNDTFKRLIMNGDHQSLIHYDRLGPEARLAIPSPDHYLPLIYTMALQGKRDAVSFFNDKAVAGSLTMTSVKIANA comes from the coding sequence ATGAAACGTAACGAATTTTTAACCACCATGATCGGTACAACCATGTTAGCGGGGTTCCGGCAATTCACGGATGAGCTTCCGGAGCAGGGACCCGAAATGCCCGTTTTATTTGTGGGCCACGGATCGCCCATGAACGGCATCGAAACCAATGAATTCAGTAGCTATTGGGGACAACTGGCGAAGGAAATTCCCGTCCCGAAAGCTGTTCTGGTCATTTCGGCCCATTGGCTAAGCCGGGGCACGCACATTACGGCAATGGATTTTCCGAAAACGATCCACGATTTTGGCGGCTTCCCGAAAGCACTCTTTGATGTGCAGTATCCGGCTCCGGGTAGTTTGGCGTTGGCTAAAGAAACGGCGGGTTTGATTCATTCCACCGTCGTTGGTCTCGACCACGATTGGGGTCTCGATCATGGCACCTGGAGCGTTGTTCGGCAGATGTATCCAAAGGCTGACATTCCGGTGCTGCAATTAAGCATTGACTACACGAAAGACGCTCAGTATCATTACGATCTGGCGAAGGAATTAGCCGCACTCCGTCGGAAAGGCGTGTTGATTCTGGGGAGCGGCAATATGGTCCATAATTTACGGATGATTGGTCTGCCGAAATCCGGCGATTTTAACGAAGCGTACGGGCATGATTGGGCCATTCACATGAATGACACGTTCAAGAGGCTGATTATGAACGGTGATCATCAGTCGCTGATCCACTACGATCGGTTAGGACCGGAGGCCCGGCTGGCTATTCCATCACCCGATCATTACCTGCCGTTAATTTATACAATGGCGCTACAGGGAAAGCGCGATGCTGTTTCGTTTTTCAACGATAAGGCCGTTGCGGGTTCGCTGACCATGACGTCTGTAAAGATTGCGAATGCATAA
- a CDS encoding MarR family winged helix-turn-helix transcriptional regulator, which produces MKKLFQNEYHRLIANIHKTDGYIFNYFQQKLSPFDLSVQQYIALRRLSEVYPDSLAAGELKEKMTDLNSDMTRLTDRLVAKKLVVRAIDPQNRRRVNLSLTEESYQFVQAVAVEFKDFDSIVSHLTDEEIQIMNTLLEKIRNR; this is translated from the coding sequence ATGAAAAAGCTGTTTCAAAATGAGTACCACCGGTTGATTGCCAACATCCACAAGACGGACGGATATATATTCAATTACTTCCAGCAGAAGCTGTCTCCGTTCGACTTGTCTGTGCAACAATACATTGCCTTGCGCCGATTATCAGAAGTTTATCCGGACAGCTTAGCCGCTGGTGAATTGAAAGAAAAGATGACGGATCTGAATTCGGACATGACCCGGCTCACGGATCGACTGGTTGCCAAAAAACTGGTTGTGCGGGCGATAGACCCTCAGAATCGCCGACGGGTTAACCTGTCCCTCACGGAAGAATCCTACCAGTTTGTTCAAGCGGTAGCCGTCGAATTTAAGGATTTTGACTCCATTGTCAGTCATCTGACGGATGAGGAAATACAGATTATGAATACACTCCTGGAAAAAATTAGAAATCGCTAA
- a CDS encoding TolC family protein, with product MKKYVMAVGVWLAGLSLAVAQSTPAVMPLDKAVQLALQNNKGIKLADVRTQAAEARSQEAKDRSLPQANASLAYSRYSLTGPFSLGAGSEALTIPAGAFNATIGGVTISKEVFGGFAEKSAEKSAELLARASHLDAQRNRSELVYTVTDAYYNIVKLARSIGVIEQNIKQFDEREREANNLLKEGIVTANEVLKIQLQKNNLQLSRLQVEKARQTALYNFNLLVGLPDDQTIAIDTTLVNPVTALEPLNSFLTRAVQVRPEVQANALRVQSAEEMLRNTKSIMYPHLGVSAGYNYINPTARIVPQASSFISAWNVGAGVSYNIGSLYNLKGKLHTAQNSIDQATLQGQQQNDQIRSEVVTAYNNYQLALEQQNVIRTAVGQATENYRLTESRFRNGLVGSTDLLEADSFLLQAQLNVINATVDAQLAYQRLLKATGNNLN from the coding sequence ATGAAAAAGTACGTAATGGCAGTTGGCGTATGGCTGGCAGGTTTAAGTCTTGCCGTTGCCCAGTCGACGCCAGCCGTAATGCCGCTTGACAAGGCCGTTCAGCTGGCTTTGCAAAATAATAAAGGGATCAAGCTGGCCGATGTCCGTACGCAGGCGGCTGAAGCCCGTTCGCAGGAAGCCAAAGATCGTAGTTTGCCCCAGGCCAACGCGTCGCTTGCCTACTCGCGGTATAGCCTGACCGGTCCGTTTTCGCTGGGTGCCGGTAGTGAAGCGTTAACCATTCCGGCGGGTGCATTCAATGCGACTATTGGTGGTGTGACGATCAGTAAGGAAGTATTCGGGGGCTTCGCTGAAAAATCGGCGGAGAAGTCAGCTGAGTTATTGGCCAGGGCCAGTCATCTGGATGCCCAGCGTAACCGGTCTGAGCTGGTGTACACCGTAACGGATGCCTACTACAACATTGTCAAACTGGCCCGTTCGATCGGCGTTATCGAGCAAAATATCAAACAGTTCGACGAGCGGGAACGGGAGGCTAACAACCTGCTGAAAGAAGGTATCGTAACCGCCAATGAAGTGCTGAAAATCCAGTTGCAGAAAAACAACCTGCAACTGAGCCGCCTTCAGGTCGAGAAAGCCCGTCAAACCGCGCTTTACAACTTTAATCTGCTGGTTGGACTACCCGACGATCAGACGATCGCCATCGATACGACGCTGGTGAATCCCGTTACGGCGCTTGAGCCGCTGAATTCGTTTCTGACGCGGGCCGTGCAGGTGCGTCCGGAAGTGCAGGCCAATGCGCTCCGCGTGCAATCCGCGGAAGAGATGCTCCGGAACACGAAAAGCATCATGTATCCGCATTTGGGGGTGTCGGCTGGTTATAACTACATCAACCCGACGGCCCGCATCGTTCCTCAGGCGAGTTCGTTTATCAGTGCCTGGAACGTGGGCGCGGGCGTTTCGTACAACATCGGGTCGCTCTATAATCTGAAAGGGAAGCTGCATACAGCCCAGAACTCAATTGATCAGGCGACGCTGCAAGGTCAGCAGCAAAACGATCAGATTCGCAGTGAAGTGGTCACGGCCTACAACAACTATCAGCTGGCTCTGGAGCAGCAAAACGTGATTCGTACGGCGGTTGGGCAAGCTACGGAGAATTACCGCCTGACCGAATCACGGTTCCGGAATGGGTTGGTTGGCTCAACGGATTTGCTGGAAGCAGACAGTTTTTTGCTCCAGGCCCAGCTCAATGTTATTAACGCAACCGTAGATGCGCAACTGGCTTATCAGCGCCTGTTAAAAGCTACCGGTAACAACCTCAATTAA
- a CDS encoding HlyD family secretion protein, with protein MDKKTLFRVGGVLILAVALFFGYSEFRYLQRHETTDDAQIDGDVNPVIPKVGGYVKEIRFKDNQFVKEGDTLFVLDDADYKIRVAQADAALQSAMASDRVSRSQVNVALATVQSSQASVQTARDQVATAQANVVAAQARARRANQDFERYSRLLAEKTVPQQQFDATQAERDAAQAQLLAAQAQLRTAQSQVNAAGTQTGVTSSQSRATQGQISVAQAVIKQRKTDLDLANLQLSYTIVRAPVSGVVSKRSVQIGQLVQAGQAVCSVVGNSNLWVTANFKETQLHQMQPGQTVEVDVDAFEGEKLKGHVGSFAGATGAKFSLLPPDNATGNYVKVVQRVPVRIELEKNSQLYAKLRPGMSVTVAVDLQK; from the coding sequence ATGGATAAGAAAACTTTATTCCGCGTTGGGGGTGTCCTTATTTTGGCGGTTGCCCTCTTTTTTGGATACAGCGAATTTCGCTACCTGCAACGTCACGAAACGACTGACGACGCTCAGATCGATGGCGATGTCAATCCAGTCATACCGAAAGTTGGTGGGTATGTGAAAGAAATCCGGTTCAAAGACAACCAGTTCGTAAAAGAAGGCGATACGCTGTTCGTGCTGGATGATGCCGATTATAAAATTCGGGTGGCTCAGGCCGACGCAGCTCTGCAAAGTGCGATGGCTTCCGACCGGGTTTCGCGTTCGCAGGTAAACGTAGCGCTGGCCACGGTGCAGAGTTCGCAGGCTAGTGTACAAACGGCCCGCGATCAGGTAGCGACCGCTCAGGCTAACGTTGTGGCCGCTCAGGCCCGTGCGCGCAGAGCGAATCAGGATTTTGAACGCTACAGCCGGTTACTGGCCGAAAAAACAGTGCCACAACAACAGTTCGATGCTACGCAGGCTGAGCGCGATGCGGCTCAGGCTCAACTGCTGGCCGCGCAGGCTCAATTACGGACAGCGCAGTCGCAGGTCAATGCTGCGGGTACGCAAACGGGCGTGACGAGTTCGCAGAGTCGGGCTACGCAGGGGCAGATTTCAGTCGCTCAGGCGGTTATCAAGCAACGCAAAACGGATTTAGACCTGGCCAACCTTCAGCTATCGTACACGATTGTACGGGCTCCGGTGTCGGGGGTAGTGTCGAAACGGTCGGTGCAGATCGGGCAGTTGGTACAGGCAGGTCAGGCCGTTTGTTCGGTCGTTGGCAATTCGAACCTGTGGGTAACGGCTAACTTCAAAGAGACGCAGTTGCACCAGATGCAGCCCGGCCAGACCGTAGAGGTTGATGTCGATGCGTTTGAAGGTGAAAAGCTGAAGGGTCATGTTGGTTCGTTTGCGGGAGCGACGGGCGCTAAATTTTCGTTGCTGCCTCCCGACAACGCAACCGGTAACTACGTGAAAGTTGTTCAGCGGGTTCCGGTTCGGATCGAACTGGAGAAGAACAGCCAACTTTACGCGAAGCTGCGCCCTGGAATGAGCGTGACCGTAGCGGTGGATTTGCAGAAATAA